In Sporosarcina sp. PTS2304, a genomic segment contains:
- a CDS encoding amidohydrolase: MTESLSTIFYNGKIFTSTVDQPYADTMSIKDGVIQWIGKEEDLQSEGERIDLKGQRVLPGFIDAHVHPLYLAKFYKQICILPPIIHSIDELIEHIEKVENEQGVGQWIEGWGFDEGKLEEKRSPTRYDLDKASTTSPIIMTRTCAHVIAVNSLALKLAGIDKNTTDPEGGKIDRDAAGEPTGVLRENAKNLIVDMMPPERIEDNVSALMELSPILLAHGITGMTEMMARTGPVDYFEMYTEASKNGMKQRTAMYYLWDDLKERNILTTANTDRQLPVCIGGVKMFADGSVSGQTALVSEPFVGKEKNSGIQMTTEEELLAGAKVAEESHTQLVIHAMGDRAIDLIVNTFHSRKGWLKEGPSIRIEHAAMPSEQALSKAAECGIAFVPQPIFLYAEIESYLKNLGEERTKHTYPIQKMLDAGIPVAFSSDAPATAWSDPVNPFVGIQSAVTRIAYNGQDTGQTERVDVETAIRLYTKGAQEVTLIPKTGQLAPGYYADFIVLDQDILTINAETIGQVQVKQTYMSGQLVYEKEK; encoded by the coding sequence TTGACGGAGAGCCTATCCACTATATTTTACAATGGTAAAATATTCACTTCCACTGTCGACCAGCCATACGCTGACACCATGTCAATTAAAGATGGAGTAATACAATGGATTGGGAAAGAAGAGGATTTACAAAGTGAAGGGGAACGAATAGACTTAAAGGGACAGCGCGTTTTACCTGGTTTCATAGATGCACATGTCCATCCTCTCTATTTAGCGAAGTTCTATAAGCAAATTTGTATATTACCGCCCATTATTCATTCGATCGATGAGTTAATCGAGCATATAGAAAAAGTAGAGAACGAACAAGGTGTCGGTCAATGGATTGAAGGTTGGGGGTTTGATGAAGGAAAACTAGAAGAAAAAAGGTCGCCTACTCGCTATGATTTGGACAAAGCCTCTACAACGTCACCTATTATTATGACGAGAACTTGTGCGCATGTCATTGCAGTCAATAGCTTGGCTTTAAAGCTCGCTGGCATTGATAAAAATACAACGGATCCAGAAGGTGGAAAAATCGATCGAGATGCTGCTGGAGAACCTACAGGAGTATTGCGTGAAAATGCCAAAAACTTAATAGTAGACATGATGCCGCCAGAAAGAATTGAAGATAATGTAAGCGCTCTTATGGAATTGAGTCCAATCTTGCTAGCGCATGGCATAACCGGTATGACGGAAATGATGGCTCGTACAGGCCCTGTAGATTATTTTGAAATGTATACAGAAGCCAGCAAGAATGGCATGAAGCAAAGAACGGCGATGTATTATTTATGGGATGATCTAAAAGAACGTAATATACTGACAACAGCCAATACCGATCGACAATTGCCTGTTTGTATCGGTGGAGTGAAAATGTTTGCTGATGGCAGTGTATCCGGTCAAACCGCTTTAGTAAGCGAACCGTTTGTAGGGAAAGAAAAAAATAGTGGAATTCAGATGACTACTGAAGAAGAATTGCTTGCCGGAGCGAAAGTTGCAGAGGAAAGTCATACGCAGTTAGTGATTCATGCAATGGGTGATCGGGCGATTGATTTGATTGTCAATACGTTCCATTCGAGAAAAGGATGGTTGAAAGAAGGGCCTTCTATCCGTATTGAACATGCTGCCATGCCTTCTGAGCAAGCTTTATCAAAAGCGGCTGAATGTGGAATCGCTTTCGTTCCTCAACCGATTTTCTTATACGCAGAAATTGAAAGTTATTTGAAAAACTTAGGGGAGGAAAGAACAAAACATACTTATCCTATTCAGAAGATGCTAGATGCAGGAATTCCTGTCGCTTTCTCTTCAGATGCCCCGGCTACTGCTTGGTCAGATCCGGTAAATCCATTCGTAGGTATTCAATCCGCTGTTACGCGCATTGCATACAATGGACAAGATACCGGTCAAACCGAGCGAGTGGATGTAGAAACAGCTATTAGATTGTATACGAAAGGAGCGCAAGAAGTTACGTTAATCCCCAAAACGGGACAATTAGCACCAGGTTATTACGCCGATTTTATCGTGTTGGATCAAGACATCTTGACGATAAATGCAGAAACGATCGGTCAAGTACAAGTGAAACAAACGTATATGAGCGGTCAGTTAGTATATGAAAAAGAAAAGTGA
- a CDS encoding DUF6037 family protein, whose product MVLSNLKELRSDMIANEKAVTVFRFDYKAREYVVAVCLLTEADKKRKEAEFALVRLCFMQIDDVNEYLDCYANSKKITAGLTELRNFLGVEFQEDGIGWINGFLAYFGQHIPKKNPAIQNKKAEDAVLHTICRHENRDPNRIYRNYIFRNGKMNGKQKYRTEYNAQLAAIRFPSLYERFKDYKEISFAFTDDVTKEKSEEEILSNFEMRENE is encoded by the coding sequence ATGGTATTGAGTAATCTGAAAGAATTAAGAAGCGATATGATTGCTAATGAAAAAGCAGTAACGGTATTTCGTTTTGATTATAAAGCGAGAGAATACGTTGTTGCTGTCTGCCTATTGACAGAAGCAGACAAAAAAAGGAAAGAAGCAGAATTTGCTTTGGTGAGGCTTTGCTTTATGCAAATAGATGATGTGAATGAGTATTTGGATTGCTACGCTAATTCAAAAAAAATTACAGCAGGCTTGACTGAATTGAGAAACTTTTTAGGTGTAGAATTTCAAGAGGATGGTATTGGATGGATCAATGGATTTTTAGCGTATTTTGGACAACATATACCTAAAAAGAACCCAGCAATACAAAATAAAAAAGCGGAAGACGCAGTACTGCATACAATTTGTAGGCATGAAAATCGCGACCCTAATCGAATTTATCGCAACTATATATTTAGAAATGGAAAAATGAACGGTAAGCAAAAATATAGAACTGAATATAATGCTCAACTGGCAGCTATTCGATTTCCAAGTCTTTACGAAAGGTTTAAAGATTATAAAGAGATAAGCTTTGCATTTACAGATGACGTTACAAAGGAAAAATCAGAAGAAGAAATTTTATCAAACTTTGAGATGAGAGAAAATGAATGA